TGGCATTGGAGATGCCTTGCAACCAATTAGATTAGGCCCAGTCATCTGAAACCAAAAATAGATGTGAATCAAGTTTGTTTACGAAGCTTGCAAGCATGATGAGATGATGTGGCCCAAACTGACAGCTTGGATTCTTCCAAACTTAAAACATCAGTTCGGGAAATGCAAAGGGTGTGGGcaaaatctgaatttgaaaaCGTTAGCTAAAAGTAGCAGTTTATTACAGGCAGTATTCAACTACATTTTTACCTGGTTTTTCCCatgtttcaaaataaaaatagacGCTCTTGATTACTGCGTTGGTGCACCTTGGATTTAATGTTTACGGGAGCACTGATATCATCTGCCTTGTGAGTGTCTAATAACACATCCTGAGATCAGCCTTTTTTACTGCTACGTCATATACctaaaaatatcgagaggggagtatattgaaaatcactggttatgtcggGGATCACAGGATGTGCTGCTCATGGCAGAGCGGCAGATCTGCAGATATAAGAAGATGAATACTACCTCTAATAAAAGATCTGCAGATATATATATAAGATGATGAATACTGCCTCTGATAAAAGATCTGCAGAGAGAAGAGGAATACTGCCACTAATAAACtgggtttttaaaaaataacttgCACTAATCAGCACTCATGATTCTGGCTGAAAAGCCATAATTTTGTCTGCCCTAACACCTTTTGACTaagatttgaaattgatgtgTCCATCTGGCAGATATGTTCCAGATTAGAAAAGATTCAATGAAATCACACTGGGGGGCCTAGGTCTATACACAAGGGGCATCTACACagtattgaaaaatttgtgagGAGTGCACTTAATATGCATCATAAAATTCATATCTTAGAGTAATCAGACTTGTTACTCTTATGGTCATATGAAATAATGATGATTCTGACAATTACAGACCCATAATCACAACTCGCTCTTGGCAGTAGTCAAGATGAACCATTGCTTTGTGTCAATTACTCAAGATCATGAGATGAATTTTTGTCAGAACACTTGCACGGAATACTCATgaatatcgagaggtggagtaaaaccactggttatgtcggGTCAGAGTTAGAAGCAAGAATGGCCTATATTtaattctctctttttcttttctttcaagtttatttgttaTGCTCAATTACATCTTCCAAATATCAGTAAACGTGCATATGATACCTCAGCGTTACCCGCGTTGGTAAAACTCACGAAGGTGTTACCAAATTACCGAAATGTTTCCCAATTCGGAAATTTCCCGAACGTTTCTTTTACTTCGGGAAGCCTCGGCAATTTCCGTGACGAAAGCGGAAGCAAAAAACCAAAATGGTGAGGAGCCTCCCACAAATTTTGCAATTAGGGCGACGTTTTAGGCTATGATTCTTACTTCAGTCATCAAATCACTTCTTCAATAAGTTGCTCGAATTAGAACATAACTGGGCAAACATCGAAACCGATATTTCGATGAGGATCCATGTGGGCTAGACCGAGAATATCCATTCTTGTGTCATAATTTCCTTTTGAAAATACAGACTACAGAGGATGTCCCAAAAAAAGAACACATGACATAACATTCAATGCAATTTGACATGGGTTTGCCCGTATTCAGTTATTTTGTTTGATGTTTTACTATTCATTTAAGCTTGATTAGACAGTTCTTAGCAAATTGTTACCAATATGAATTCGTCATGATTTTCATCGTCCCAATATTTTCGCAAACCGTCTGTTTTACTTGTCAATTTTTGTTCCAGCTCGTCTTAGTCTTAGGAGATCTTCACATTCCCCACCGGTGCAATGGCATGCCGGCCAAGTTTAAGAAGTTGCTCGTGCCAGGAAAGATCCAGCATATTCTGTGCACTGGTAACCTATGTACCAAGGAGTCCTTTGATTACCTGAAGACGTTAGCCAGTGATGTCCATGTAGTAAGAGGAGACTTTGACGAGGTGAGGGCCGAGAAGTTCAGTTAAGTAGTACAGTCAGTAGAGCATCGCtattttaagggttgacctaagcaccaccattttggctagaacttgaaatcctaaagcctTCCTAAAACCTGTCAATTGTAGATCATTTTGGGTCCCTACAACTAAGGGACGATCCACTATCACGACCATTACACCTCGCAACTTACACAATTTATTGAGATAGCTGAAGTGCCTATATTTTGCCTTGGGCTTGAATACTTTTTTGGAATCACCACAGTCATTCAAATTCTCAAGTTCGGACTTGTTTGCTAGAGTTTGTGGAATTGTTTCTATATTATCCTAAATCATGCTATGTTTTGTTTTCTCTATTTCACAGAACATAAACTATCCAGAACAAAAAGTTGTCACAGTCGGCCAATTCCGCATTGGTTTGTGCCATGGCCACCAGATGGTGCCCTGGGGCGACACAGAAAGCTTGGCAGTTTTACAGCGACAACTAGACGTTGATATCCTTATTTCCGGACACACACAAAAGTTTGAGGCTTATGAACATGAGAACAAGTTTTACATCAACCCGGGGTCAGCAACAGGAGCGTATAATGCACTTGATAGGTGTGTATATGATTTTCGGGTACTCCTAACTACCAACCAAAGCCGACCTCCCTGACATGTAATTGGCCATCACTTCATATTTGCAAACAACTGCTAAACTTTAATGTTCTAACAGCTAAATCATAAACCATAATACAGTAGACACCTCTACCAGGTGGGCACCTTTGCATTACAGACAGGTCCATTCAGTGCCGATTTGTTCTGAACCATTTTCTATAGTTAAAACCTCTTTagagcggacacttctctactCCTAATTGCGGACACGGcaatggtgactttttggtcaaATCACCTTGCAGTTACAGACAGTAAACAATAACAATGTCTTCTTGTCTATGTAGTCGATTAGGCCTAGCAGGTGAGAAGTTTGAGTAAGTATTGAACATAATTGAATAAGGTCATTTCTCACAACAAAAGCAGTCTCGAAGTTCAGTACCTGAATAAGATGTCTTCGTGTAACCTATAATTGTTCTCTTTTCCAGTGAGGTTAACCCATCATTTGTGCTGCTTGATATCCAATCATCAAATGTCGTTGCCTACGTCTACCAGCTGATTGGCGACGACGTCAAAGTCGAAAGAATAGAGTACAAGAAAAACTgagaaattgaaatgaaaaaattgaGCTATCAAAAGAGACATTTAGACACTAGGAGTCCCATATTAGACTCACATGATGCCGGAGCTCCGTGCCAAATCCTAGGGTGGTGCGTCTTAGTGGGTTTTTTACCTTGGACTTCAGGAATGTGCTTTTAGGATGAATTTCCTTGGGGGAATAAGGGTCATCTACAGTATTAGAACTGTAGACATTTGTTGGCGATACATGTGCATCTGATCTTTGGGTTGTCCTTCTGGGTTAAAAATCAGCAGCCCTGAAGGGGAGTGCTTCTACTTGATAAATTGAGCAATGGTCTGTCGGGTCAGTTGCGTTATCAAGAGGGCGCTGCAAATCTCTATTGGTTGACGAGCCTTGAATAGAAAATTGTACATTTCCTGACAAACGGTTGTAAGAGAAATAACCATGTCCTCCGCTAAGCTTTCTCTGAATGAAATGACAGCCCACCAGATAAAGTACAGTGTAAAGGCTGCTCTCcaagttaaaggcctacgccgttcgttaaaaatttgaaatttgtaattgaatttgaatatttcttaTTGCGTGAATGCACACTAAATATAAGTTCCAGCCTGGCTGTTGTGTAGACAGGTAAACAAATACTGTAAaaacaaatttcagcaaatttgtttgTGTATTAACTGCACAACTGCATTGtgtttaactgcatttctattttcctggaccaccagtaattacaagcGGCCTACCCCtttaaaatacaaatgtaccttTGTATCAGTATGTGTATGTTGGGTAAGATATTGTCATGTTATCGATTATAGATGTTGTACATTTTAAGATAATGATTCAGATGTGTTgattcaactgaaaatggaagtacattgtattaaCAAGAATTAATAGACCAAACTTTATAAATTCTTGGTAATAATATAATAATCACTAGTCATAAGGTGTATGTCTTTCCTTTAGTTTTAATCCAGCGCATCACAATCTCCAGCGGTGTGTTACATTTACATTACGTTGTGTTACATTTACATTACGTTGTGTTACATTTACATTACGTTGTGTTACATTTACATTACGTTGTGGCTTATAACGGTAGTTAGGTGGTCTCTGAATCAGTGTGTGTCTTTCCTCAACCAACTCGTCATGTCCCTCGATGTCATCAATATTGAATCACTTGGAGAAGTTCAGAATGGATCTGACTGTATAGGCCTCTCTTTGATCagaccctggttgtgacaaatcCTTTTCTGTAGAGTCCTGTCCTTCCTCGACTGACTGGCCATGGAACTATCTGCCACGAAACTTGTTATAACAATCACTTTATTTACAGAGCTTAGTCTTTTCGTTCTTCATCCAATTGGAAGAATTCTGTCtctggcctggttgtgacaattccATTCTTTTATAGAACCTAGTTATGTCCTTCCTTGAATCTGGGACATTAATTGTAAGAAGCTTGGATCTACAATTCAATTGTGAAGTAGAACTTTGTCCTTTTTTCTCTAACAATTTGGAAAGTATCTGTAATAAGCCTGGTTGTGATAATTCCGCTTCAGACAGAAATATGTCCTGTCTTTCCTCAAACGACTTGGACGTTATCAGTCGAAAGCCTAATTGTGACAAATACTTTTATTGATAGCATTTTGTCCTGTCCATTTCGTTCATTGATAGAAATTTGTCTTGTCTTTCCTCAAACGACTTGGATGGTGTCTGCCataagactggttgtgacagtgactTCCTTTGAGCTAATTATGTCCCGCCTTAGTTTTTATCATAAGCCTGATTTTTGACAACAATACCTTTGTTCTTAGATATAACTTTGTCCTGTCTTTCCTTGAGTATCTTGGAAAGCGTCTGTCATAAGCCGGTTGTGACAAGTCGAATACTTCCCTAGAATCTTGCCCTAGTCTGGAACAGGTAACTTTGTCTCGTCTTTCCTTGACAGACGAGGACTGTGataagtctggttgtgacaatttaTTTCTTTGATGGAAGATTGACCTGTCCTTCGTAGAACGACTCAGATAGTATCTGTCATGAGCCTTGCTGTGCCAATTCCTCTCTTGGATAGAAATTCACGCCATGTTTTGACCATATAGACTTAGACTGTATCTGCTGGGGCCTGTTGTGACAATTGCTTTTTTGATAGAACGTTGTCCTGCCCTTCCTCGAATGTCTGAGAGCATCAGTCATAGGCATAGTTGTGTCAAATTACTTTTTTGTCCGAAATTTGTCCTGTCTTTCTTGACTATTCTGTTATTCATGATGCTAAGCAAATAGTAATGAGTTCATACTCCTGATGTCATACCCTCGACGACACGTACATTACATACGTATCGGCTACATGTCCCTACATGATTTGGTGACCTGCCCGTCACGCTGGCGTTGTGCGTATTATCCGTGTGGAAACTTTAGGATTAACGTTTATCGccggatgacgaaatggactgcataggagtcttaCTCTGGTACAAATCAACATGTCCGTGTGCACAATTCACATTTGTTGACCATGGAGTCATTTCTCTAAGAAATACAGGTCGTAGTCCATGTGACACAACATGGTGACAAGTCCAACATCGCGATGATGTCACAAGTATTGCGAGGTTGAAACCGTCGGTGGGGTCCGTGGTGGGTTCATCCTGAACTTCTGGGCAACGCGCGGcaggagcatacgactgactctggttttcaATGATGTGGTGGGTTGCGAGTCTAAAACAGTGAACTTCGGGCCGTGTACCCCGCACGGTTGCAGTACACTCCacgcagtggatcggcctcATCTTGTCGCCCGGGGGAGTACGATCAGGATGATGAGTCCAGGTTGCAGTGGTGTATGTCCTCCTCATTACCTGCAACCTTTGATGACAGGTCGTGATTGTGGCGTCGCATTCTAAAGGATGTCGCAACGTTCATTGGTGATTTAAAGGTCCATGTCTTGTTGGTATTTCCTCCAACACTCCTAAACATGGCATTTTGTGTCACACTCGTCTCCAAGTGCTCTCATCTCAAAATTGCTTTTTGCCACAAAGCTGCCGTTTTCTTTATCTGCGAGAAGGGAGAGGTCAGTCTTTTAAAAAACTTCTTGCATCATCAAAATAAAGCGTTGATGCAGGCATGAGTCGTTTTCGTCACAAGGGGGATTCGGAGTGAGCTGAAGGCatcaagcaattttgagatgatgCCTATAACCAGATAACACGCCAGGACTGAGatacattttttatttgtttaatgGATTTTGTTCTTACAAATAACATATATTAATGCATCGGAAATGCACAAGAATACAAGGCAAAATATAATCGGAAAATCGCAATACACAGATTTTCGAAAATTTTCACTGAAATAGTTTTTGTGTGTTCTGGCCATGGGAGGTCGGGACGGATATCATCAGGTCAGTATATCAAGACTCTCCACGTTTCTTAGTCTACCACTATGGTTATTCCCATTGTAATAATCCTCATAAAGTTGTCTGAAGTCCTCTGTTCGTCCTGAGAGCGAAGCCCTGTCTTCATGAGGAGTGGACGGTGGGATTGGCAAACCGACTTGACGAAATGATGAGCCTAGCACGGGGGAGCGTGGAGTGATTGGGCGGGCAGCGGTATGGCCTTCAGGCACATGGAGACTTGTGTGGGGTCCACGACATTGTGATGAATTGTCACCCAATGTGACCAATTCAAGAGTCTGAGTTGTCTCAACACTGTGTcggttttcttttttcttccatCCGACTGTCGTGGCTTGTATAAAAGATGCCATAAAGCCAATTAATCCCAAGACGATGTTCATAATATGAGGCACAATCCTAATTTTGTTTTTAGGCACATCATCATCCGCCGCCGCGCCTATCATTCCTATCAGTATCACAACCATGTAGAATATGGTCATGTTCATGAGACAACTCAGGAGGCTGAGTTGACGGAGATTTGGCTGCGGGAAAATAGTGAATAAGATCCCAAGGACACTTGAGACGATGAAGAAAACGGGGCACCAGAATCCCGCGGCGACATTGGCCAGGAAGAAGTTGTAGACAACCATGCATATTGCATTGATTATTATTGAAAGGGACACTGGAATTTGCACTGTCGCGGCGACGAAATGTACCAATCTGTCGGTTTGGGACCGCGTGAACTTATGTCCGTCCTCTCCTTGCGTCGCCGACGGATTAACCATGATCAACAGTGAGCGACATGTAGCATTCAACGGGGCTACGAAGTACTGCATGTGCTTCAACTAGCAGCAGCTGATGGTGTCACGGATCAACATTGGCTGTAACCTGAAAAAAgccaaaatatgatatatatgTAGTTACACACATGCTACAAGGTATCATGGTACAATACAATTTGATATTTATTCCGCGCCTCTCAAGAAAACATACCCTTCCCCAATTTTTTTCACAGTGTGGTCTTGCTATTCTGGTCCCTGTCAGGCCGATGCCTTCCCACATTCGCATTTCAGAAGAACACTTATACGGGCAGGAAACCCCTACAGTAACCCGCCAGCCGGTGTAGCAGAAAAGTGTCCTCCCATGTATGTGTTGACGGATTATTGTATGTTTGTATAGACACCCATAACTTTCAATAAGTCCGAGGTTAAAGGCGTATAAGAATAGTTTGACCCGGGGCACATCTTCGGACGGAGAGGTTGCACATACCGTCCGCCTCCTCATCCGACATCAGAACCGAGGTTGAATTACAGAATCAAGTATTTTTAATTCCAAATGGGACCTGAGCATAAGACGTATGCAATAAAGTCGTCTGGCGGTCACGGCTcggacatcttgaccctcaatgtattgaaattactcagcttccagacactccggacgcagcAACATAGTCGGTAGGAGTTGAAACAGGGTACCATCCCTGAAACTACACTCCCGAGCGGGCAGTCCATTATTCATCCTATTCGTTTGAGCACCACGGGTGGCACTACCTGCCACTGCATGACAGACTATCCTATTCGTGGCCGatccaatgcgtccggagtgtttTCCACGCCTCTTCATAAGAGTTTGTCGCAAGAGCCTGCATGAGAGATTGACAATAATTCCAGTTTTTCACACCTTTCTATCAAGGACGTATAGGCATACCGAGCGAATGGAATGAGATCGCCCCGGGAGATTACTTTCATCATTTTGTTATAGCTGGGATCATGGTATCGGTCCGGAATTGGGCagttattgggtgatatgaataaagactagcaaatgcttttatctaaatctccatgtacatttacactagggctttctgtacaaaactggagTAAAAGTATTtggtagtctttattcatatcaaccaTTGAATTTGATCTCTTTATTTAATCAGGACAGTTTCAACGCTCAGATTTGTAGATCCCAATTGCGATTACTCTGCATCTCAAGCAAAATTTGACGCCTGGACAAATATGCCTCCTGCCCTGGAAAGTCATGAATTACCAAAAGGGAAAAATTGCCTTTCAGCATGGTCATCAGTGGTCGTTGAACCCATCTGGTAAATCAGATCATGGGCACTTCCGCTTCCAGGCTCTGTTGATGGGGTAGATTAGTGGGAAAAATGTCATGTTCACTGACAACGTCCGTttactacactccggacgcagtggaccggcctcgtcttgtCGCCCGGTATAGGAAGGAAGATCAGGATGACGAAGTGGACTGCATCGGAGTCTACCGTTTACGGACACACAGTGCACATCCATATCTAATTACTGTTAACACTCCTCTACCATGCTCAGCTCTTCAGATATCGGAAGACTCGTCTTCGCATACAAAGCTGGGATGTGGACCACCAGGCTGGTCTTGACCTGAGGTGCGGTAATCCCCCCCGCCCGCCagaaccaaatttcatgtgcaATATCCTGATAAAAATAGCCTACCTTAGCTTTGGTATGCGCGTTTAAATTCCTGCTTGACTTATGCCAATCACTGTTCACCACACAGTCAGTGTATACGGGCAACACCCACCGCTGCAATGGCGCGGTCATGACGACAGCATTGATCCACATACACCTGTGGTTTAAGTGCGAACCGTCGTTACCATGGCAATTGATAAGCGTACAAAGTAGGTAAGACGGACTTGTGAAGCGGAAAACTGCTCTAATCGATAGTAGAGCGAAAATGATAGCATTATTATCGTCCCCCACGATGGAATATGCTCATGCCAAATATCAGGACAGCTGTCCGCACTTGGATACGCCAAGTGATCATTCTTACTGCTGTGTCATCGACGCAACAAAAACTGAAGTTTGCTGTTGCCACCATAGCCCGAAGACAaacagagacaaagtcacaatctatTGCCTCTTTTATTCAATTCAACGGTGCACAACTGGTAGGCCAACAAGCAGCGTAGAACATCCGGTTATGTTTCCCCCACCgtgcccatactgaacttccagcggtattgcctccgcagCCACGGCGCATATTGACgcacgttgtctggaagctgagcaatgtcaatacattgcgGGTCAAAGGTACCGATAGTTTTGAGACAGTGTCCATGGCCAACGAAGACAATAATGTACGTGATGTACTTACCTGGAAACCACGTTTGACAGCAACTGATACGCGGGTTCGTTATTACACCCGACCCGGTCCCGACGACAAAGGCTGCTGGTCAAAATGGCTATACAAGTCACATCAAACTGCTTGTAATGTAGGACTTTGGTAGGTTAACCGATTCGTAGGATAAGTAGGTTGTATTGCCTCACGAAGGCCGATAAATTCGATTAGTGAGGAATAAATTACCCGAGTATAGATGTATTAAACAACCGGCAGCTCTCAAACTAactagggcagtgtcacaacctacatgtacttgaaatggTTATACCGGGTAAACACAGCATGGATGTGATATGGGTCGGGTAGAGtcatatgcagtccatttcgtcatcctgatagTCTTTCTTCAGGCGACAAGACCTTGCCTGTCACTGAGTCCGGACTTTAGGGTACGGCGGCAAGGGGACTGGACGTGCACTGCCAATCTGATGGCTAACTTTTGGTTTGGAGAGCAGAGGGGTGTTAGCAGAGCATGCAGGCCCTTGGCAGTGGTGGAAGGCGGTTCATCATCTCCATTACCTCGGCGACTCGTAGGCCGTTTAGTCTCGGTTCAATATCCCGGGTTAATCCATTTTCTCATCCCTGAGACAGAGTATAGGGCATCAATCAGGATATCGAGGGGGCTAGCAAGCTAGCAAGACACAATCGAGACAGGGTCACAACCTGGTGTCTCTCGGCGCGCTCCATCTAACTTTATATATTCAGACGCTCTTGAGGGAGATAGTACCACTTCATCGTAAAATAGGGACAGCTACCTCAAACGGTGCACACACAGCAGCAGAGATGATGGCCACCGCCCCTTTATTTATATTGATGACGTCGATCCGTCACTGCTTGAAATAGCCACCATTGCCTCCGAATGGCGTCGACTACAGGTCATTTCACTATTATAAGATTTTCAGGGCGTCTCGTCCCACCAAAGACTAGCTGTGACAGGGTTAAAATGATACATCAGAACACTTGAGGTTGAACGTGTTTTATTGTAAACGACATCATGTCTTGGTAATTTTATCTCCCAAGTGAGAAAGAATCTGTGGCTTTGGCCGTAATGCGCGATCGCTATCTATGTACAGTGGCTTATACAACATGGAAG
This is a stretch of genomic DNA from Lineus longissimus chromosome 2, tnLinLong1.2, whole genome shotgun sequence. It encodes these proteins:
- the LOC135483717 gene encoding vacuolar protein sorting-associated protein 29 codes for the protein MLVLVLGDLHIPHRCNGMPAKFKKLLVPGKIQHILCTGNLCTKESFDYLKTLASDVHVVRGDFDENINYPEQKVVTVGQFRIGLCHGHQMVPWGDTESLAVLQRQLDVDILISGHTQKFEAYEHENKFYINPGSATGAYNALDSEVNPSFVLLDIQSSNVVAYVYQLIGDDVKVERIEYKKN